The following DNA comes from Cucumis sativus cultivar 9930 chromosome 7, Cucumber_9930_V3, whole genome shotgun sequence.
tacttgtaattttttttgttattcttttatttacatAATTGTTGCATTTGTAAGTTTCAACATATGAGATAGTGGAACATTAGTAGTCAGGTTGCCAATAGAGCTTTCACTGATGCAATACCACACATCATGCAATGGAGTTACACGTACTCACTAGGTTGAAGGGGTCACCCCCTTCTCCTAGCACCTAACCTGACCCCAAAAGAGGGTGCAAGGGCTAGCAAACATCAACATACTTTGACAACACTCGTAAACCGTCTAACGTAATCTATCTAACTCAACCAGCAGTCACAACGTAGATGCATgcttttaaagaaacaaacaacacaAGGTAAATGCTTTGCTAACAACTTGGACTACTTGCTAGTAAGCTACAACCTTTGATAGAAACTCAGAGGAAACATAGACTACTTGATAACAACTTACAAACTAGGCCCACATCTTGTAACCCAtgctaaaacataaaacatgtTGACTATGGAAATATAATGACCTCAACTCACAAATAGCATATAGCAGTTGTAAGACAGACTCGGTGCATGGTGATCACTAcctgaaaactaaaaaaacatttgaaagaatAAGTCGAAAGGCTTAGTGAGTgagtttttataaaacatgcGTTTCTAAACAGTTGTGCATAAGCCTTTGCCTTTAGAAACATTAAAGTAGTTGAATAACATGTCACAGACATGTGCTTTgaacttataaaaatttgaagcacATATCATAAACTTTACTTGCCCTTTACACTATAACCCATTCTTAGCATGAAATATGGGTGTTGGTACACTGCACCGTCTGTGACGTAATTTTCTCAACATAGGTATAGTTCTAACTGTATCATTTTCCACGCAGGCACATGAAATTGCACCTTCACTGATGTACAAGGAACATAGGCTCGTCAATTTTCACATCAGTAACGGAAAAGTACTATGTGCACATAACTGGTCATAGAAAGTAACATAGAACATACATATGtagatttatgaaaaacatgCTTGAGAACTTAGCTTGAAACACATGCTTTTAAACTTACACTTTCAAACTTATACATAAAATCACGCTTTGCAAATCATTTATCAAATCAATGAagaaatatcattaaaaaatctcaaacatGCTTAGTAGCATTTAGCTTTAAACTCataaacattgaaaataattttgtcacTCATAAACTCGTGGCTGAACTCTTTAGCTTGAAAATCCTTCAAATTGCTCTtgttctaaaataattatatttaaccTCTTTTCCTTAGAAAATATCCAAACTTTACTCAAAAGTggcaaaaatataaaaaacacgTAAAAATTCCCTTTTGGTATGGTTTACGTGTACGACATAGATAGCTACTTGTTTCAGTAATTTGCATTACAAAATTGATTCGTGAATATGTCATGATGTGTTTTCATATTATGTGACTTAAATAGGCGTATAGGTTAAGACTATGTGATAAAAGGGGCACATCCTACCTATGCATTGctaatttcataatgtttaaCGTTTAGCACaagtttttctctctcttgcCCAAGTGTAAGTGTCACACCCCCTCTCAAATTTCACCTACTCTAGATCCAAAGAGATGACGTGAAGTCAACCGACATCGCTCCCCTTCTGAACAACACCAATTGACCCTTAACCCCAAACCTTTATATGATAAGCAAACTGAAGCAAAATACTCAACGAATATACAAAACTGTAGTGCAACCCATTGACCAAACAAACTTTACATACAGACACTTAGCAAAATCCATAATTACAAGAAAACAGACTCTAACTCCAACCAACCCTAACCTAAGTCTAGCATAATTAAAAGACCAAGTATacattatttgaaaatcaacaagacacaaacacaaaaaagaacaaaatccTTCATTAGGCAGACAACAGCGAATCAGGCTTCTACAATACGACCTCTACCTGGAAAGtggaaaatagttttgaaagtaTGAGCTAAACAAGCCTAGTGAATGATTAGGTTTCAAATAgcatttcataaacatttaaacAATAACCATAACGATAACTTAAATACGATAGTTTGACAAACATTTTCGACACTTGTACGAAAGtacttatttttcttcgtCTAGGACCAATAATCTAATCCTCAGGAGATGATAGAGCTAATCAGTACCAAATCTATACCTCGAAGAAGGGCATCCCCCAACTCTGTTCCTCAAAGCTAGGCATTCCTAACTTCAAACCTCAAAACTAGGCGACTCCAACTCTGTTCGTCAAAGATAAGTGTCCTTACCTCCATGACACTCGATGATATACCCGTAGgtttaattttgagataacTTGGactagaaaaaatatttataaactgtaacgacccaactctTTATACTAAGTTAATGtcataaaaagataaataactattttgacaaattcttgaaaagataaaaactaaattttcattaaaaataccATGAAGACATGTTGCAACtgtttttacaaattttaaagataataaaaataaataaataaaaatgtttaagatCCAAACACTAAAAACAAACCATGAAAAGCCGAAGCAAAATTGTGTCCCCATATGACATGTCATGGATCCTTTTTGTCGCTTGTCATCTTTCCTCTATctttacctttgcctgaaatgttaaacatagaaaatgatgagtataaacatatactCAGTAAAGAACCCACTACTAGTCCTGCTACGTGTCTCTTAACTTTCTATTAGGGTTCCATAAGGAAGTACCCGAAAACTATCATGCTCCCAAACACATGCTATCCAATGATCACATAGGAATACACATCTAGATTGTGATGAACCTAAAGGGAACACCTAAGAGAATCGGGTTGTAAGTGACCACATCGACCACTcgtaaaatataacataatagCCTAGTGGTCCCATCAGACTCACTTagtcataaaaagaaatataacatGACAGACAAGTGGTCCCGTCGAACTCACATCAgtcataaaaagaaacataacatGACAGGCTAGTGGTCCTGTCAAACTAACGTCAATCATAAAAAGGTGGTGATCCTGAGGGACATCCATATGGTGCGACCCTAATAGACAAAGTTAACTAAACTCCCATCCATACCATGTAGCATATCATAAACATCATAAAACTGACAAGAATATCAATCATAATGTCCTTATCATGTGATTAATATTTCGTGCATCATAACATAGTCATATCAATCATAACATATCGATCATAACATCTCAGTCATCCATATTAATCACATTATGCATCTTCGCTACATCAAtgcataatgaaaaatacatgcaaattcttaattttattttcaaaggtCTAGTAATAGAATCACTTACCTGAGAGATTAGCTAACAATTTACAATTCCTCGGTTGACAgtcaaaatccaaaagaacCATTCCAACAAAAGAGGTTTAACCCAATTCAACCTTGATTGGAAAAAATTCACAGCTCAAAACCTCCAACTAAAATTTAGCCAAACGAATCAAAAAGTGGCTCAAATGATAGCAAAATTGGCTTGGCATGGGAAAGAGACCAAATGGCTTAGGCAACTCAGGTGGGTAGAAGAAATGACTTTAACGTTTAGAGGAACTCATGCATGGCTGGAGGATCAGGAAGGATATTGGCTTGAGTTGGGGGGAGGGGATTCAGCTAGGACCTAATAGACGACTCAGACTAAGACAGAGATGGACAGTCAGTGGAACGATGACCCTTCAACTTCACCTGATGTAGATAGAGAGCAGACAGACAAAGGAGGAGACGACTCACACGCAGACAAATCGACGCACACAAGACGGAGTTGTCTTTGACTTAGAGAGGCTCAGTAGGGAGAGATGACGAATATGGAATGCTTTGGCTAGGCTTGCAACGATGCATGGGGTTGTCTGACTAACGTGGAGCGGCGAACATCAACGATGGTGTGCTTTGCAGTGTGATGCACGGTGGCCAACTATGGCAAAcggagaagaggaagagtttcttttctctttttctttttattacatGCAGAACGAGATCTAAtatagttataataataataattaataatattgttattattttttttcctttttacctaatcattttatttccaaaataaatCCAATCTTTCTCTTTCCTCGTTTAATTCTAATCCAATCAACTTTTACCATTTTcctaaaagtaaatatatttttcacaatataattatttttctttttctctaaatatctTTCCTTCAAATAGTTATCCttcacaaatatttatttttaatcttcttcttttcaaaataaaatatatttttcttaaataattatattttaacaaatataattattttcttttccataattatataattatcaaatcttcaacaaaatttttaaattctctaattaactaaatattcatccaacaaatatttaattaatttcaatgaccacaaaatcaaattattctcattttgtgaaatcaaaataatgcTCAACAAGTTAATTCgaattaaataacattaagataattatcttaattttcgGGGCGTTACATAAACCATAAGCTTtgtaaacaatattttaatacattAAAGATTCTTGTGCAAGAAGCAAACTATAAGGCATAACATTGTCTTAAcaatcttttttctctttgaaagCCAAAAACATTTTTCCGCATCCATGCTTGATCAAATACTTTAAGGAAATCACATGTTTTGGAAATCATCCATAAACCAGGTAATTCAAACATTTAGTTCAAAACATActttaaataatagttttgaGAAACATGATTCGAGATCActttataaattcatttttcactcACAAATAAAAGCTTTGGGTCATTTGTCTATAAATTTTTCGATATCTTCTTGACTTGAAATACTGGTAAATAAGTCCATTTAATTCCCTTTGAtcatgaaaatacaaaaaataaacttagaaattctaaaaaacataaaaatggcCCAAAAACACCCATTGACATAGGCTGGCATGCAGACATGGACAACAAGGGGGATTGGCATGACTCAAAGCTTGCCCAACCTTGTTGCATGCTAACCTCATGCACAAGGCGTATCGCACTCCCAACACTCTGTGCGTGTCCTTGCGGGTAGGGTTGTCGCGTATCATAAACATGTTTGTCGAAGGCGTTGTTTGTTGGACTCAGTGTTGTATGTAGTGTTCTATATATCTCAATCTAATTCTACGTGATAAGTCATTGATCATGGTCATCACATATTAGATAGAGTTTTACTTCTAATATTCAACTTTAAGTTTGTCTCCCTTCGCATAATTTCTTAACTTTCCACCCTTTGGGCTACTTTCATCATTCGAGCCAACCCAACAGGTTCCTAATACTCAACCTCCAACTTAATTCGCAGATGAAGCCCGTTCataaaagtttcttctaaGACTTCTTTCAGTAATTTTCTGATGTTAGATtgttagattatatatatatgcatgcaaAGTAGTCATGGATATGACAATATAAGTTCTAATTAAAGAGTTGATTATTAGGCGGCATAATAGGATCATGCGGTAAAAGGTGCAATCTTATCTCTACATAGTTATATCGCAAAATGTAATCGTTATTCATAAAAGATTTTCTCTCATTCGCCAAAGTGCAAGGAAAGAGAGGTTTCCTTAGTAAGTCCAGGGTCGAACATAGGAAGCTTAAGTTCCTATTTTACCTTATTATACTACCAAAATTACGCGAAATATTTCAACTATCTAAGCGCTCTAGGTTGCACTTGAAGGTCTGAAGCGATATAAAGCATACTTCAACTTGAAATTAAGGTGAGATGCCTCTCGACACTCTACCATACTTGCTCTTCTTTTGAGATTCAAATACATAGAGTTGACTTATGATTTATGTCTTATCAtgctgtaaatattttaaattgcttTTCCTTGATTAAGACCGACAACCTGTCAGTGCTTTCGCCACACACATTGTCATTTCTGCAATGTATGTAAAGGATGAACTTgacaatcaaaatatattactaCACTATTTTTGCCAAACACTCAGTTAAATGTATGTTTTCATTTGTCAGATGATCACGAACAAAGACATCGTTTCTCTTTTGAATATATAACATCTTTGACACTCACATTTAACtcaacaaaacttaaaataaaaacatcatGACCTTCAATGActtcaaaaacacattttatcaGCACAAGCTAGTTAAACATAGCAGAGAAGAATAGAAATAAGAATATAGGTgagtgaaatataaaatataatatattgaaaacaataattgtAGGCCTTTTGGTCATCCAATACATActacaaaacaataataaaaaaaagtgaaaaagaatagaaaggGAAACACCTCATAGTACGATTTCTTATCTTCTTTGGCTTTGATTTATGCCTAATATTGAGGAGGAAGTGAATGGTATGAactctcttcttctattttgATCCAGGCTCTCACCTAGAAACCTTAGAGATAGAGAAATGAAGATGCTTGAGCTTGCTCTCCAACTAGAAATTACACGTTGAGGTTTGAAGTAAAATGCTCTATTTATAGGGGAAAGTTGATGTTGACAAGGTGTCACGCGTCATTTAATGCTCTGAAAAGCTGCAGTGGCGCTTCATAGACTATCTTTTCATCCTTTTAGTCATTGAAACAAGATAAAACAGGGATAAGACTCTTTCACGCCATGTTATTTACAAGTTAGCCAAATCACTCACATTtttcttcgttttcttttattcGTATGCGTTTCGACctcattattttacataaaagcAATAAcgtgtatttctacaagttattaGTAATTGCAGCAATGGTGCTACTAATTTATCTTAGAGGTTGCAATAGACTTCCACAATTGTTTCCTGCTTGATTGCTAAGAATCGTCCATAGATAGATCCTTCCCTCATTGATCGGAAACGAACTAACAGCCTCCATCAATCGATACCAATCTAATGTGACTCCATCGATACTAATGATTGGAATGatcaatttctcaaaatcagCCAGTTTGTGTATTTGGAAATATCAATCGGCCCCAAATAACCACGAATTAGAATCCTTGCCGCTAAATACTGGCATCTCTACTTTCTTGAACTTGTTTCGATCGCTCAcattctcttcaatttctattttcttcgtTCACCCTTCGTTCTCGGTTTCTTTCATCGGCGTACTTCCTCCTTCGACTGTGCTCTCCATCATCGACATTTGACTCATTGATGCTGTGATTCctcctctcattgccaatttttccttttcgttATGCTTTCGACGCACTTTAACgataattattgttgtttctCTGCTTGAACCTCTAACCTCTAACTGCTCAATGCTCTTTGCTAAGGACATCGGATTTTCTGCAATTGCCAGAAGTTTGGGTAATTCCACACAGCTTTCTGAAATTTCTTGATCGAACATCTCTAGCTTTTCTTCCACGTGTTTTTACACcattttcctttgattttccaAAGAATGAGTGCTCTAATACCAAtttgatagaacaccaataaatgtgtttgtatatattgatatagtatgaaaattataaaaaggaaTTAATAAACTCAATCCTTCAACAACAATTACAAATAGATTAATGAACTAGAAATtaagaacaataaaaaaggaaacctGCCTCTCTACCTATCCTTTCTTTCAGGGAAGTTTGCAGGCTTCTTCACTACAAATGAACTCcccttcttcattttccatttgCTCTCTTATAACAAATGTATTTCTAACTAACTCGTCCCCTTTCCACACATGCTTCCCCTTTCTTATCCCTTCTACTACATCGTAGAATATTAGGTCTGTCTGACAATGTTCAAATGAACTTTAAAAACTTTCATCGAAACATAGATGTTTAGAGGAACTCAAAACCATGAAAGACAATACTCAAAGGAActttaaaaatggaagatgaTGTTGATAGTAACTCTAAATAGTTGAAATTCCTCACGTCTTGagtcttaaaagaaaattgttctTAAAGAAACCTTAATGTATGGTTTTCATATATACGAAAACCTCTTTAAAGGACCATGTGTATAATTTAGCTCGCCGTTTAAAATAGAATCTCGATATTATGTGCTAAAACTCGTAATTTGTTACTACATGTTTTAACCAACCAAGgttttttagttcatttttatttattactacatgttttttagttcaacCAGGGTGTAAAATTATGGTTTAACCAAAAGTCTTACTATTCATGTGCATTTATGaacctttttaaaatacatatatctacaagtattttagaaaacaaagctactcattcacttttttttttcttttttgtagtTACCATACACAACATCATGATACCTTCTATCCATAGCTCTAAGATACTCATCTCTAATACATTAATAAATGGAAATCctcattttcaacaaaatcaGTAGAAAAGCTACCGGGCCATGATCATTATCTGTTTTTAGATTTCACTGGAACGCCCTTGTACATATCCACACGCTCCTTTAATGCATCTCGTCTTGGCCGAGCAAGCTTGTTGTTCGGATCGAAAAGAAGAACTTCTTCAAAAGCTTTCAAAGCTGacttgtattctttctttttctcatatGCATCTCCAAGATTGTTCCAAGCTGTAACATATCCAGGTTGAAGCTTCACGGCAGTTTCGAACTGGGCAATTCCCTTGTCAAGCTTATCATCTCTCACGTAACTAACACCGAGCGCATTGTACACCTGCAAACATCGAATAAAGATAAGAACATTAAATATCAACCCTCGATCTACTCAACATGTCAACTAATGCTTGGCTCCCATTTGTCTTCATGGAATTTTGCTCAATGAATTGCGATAGAGAACACAGAATTCAGTTCGTTAGTGGAAAAGATTACTAGTTTCCAAGTAGAACACACCTGAAAATATGGAACATGATGAACAGAACAACGGATTTTGGAATCCTAGACACGAGGAATTGTTTTCTTGATTCATTTACATGTTAATCACTCATCCAGTTTGGATTAAAATCAAAGatgagaataaaattttatactatATGATAGGATGCTCTTGATATTCATATTATAAGATTCAGAAATCAGTGAGCTAGAGATATTCATACTATAAGATTCAGAAGTCAGTGAGCTAGACAGTTTCAAACCTGCGCAAGATCTTGATCATCCCCATCCCACTTATCGATTGCCTGAAGCAAAAACTTAGTGGCAGCAGGATAAAACTTCCTCCTCAGCATAACTGCACCAAGTTCAAAATATTCCATAGCACTGGCATCACCACTTCTCACTTGTTCCTGTCCAAATAATACGGAGGGAAATTGCGTTAGCAAAGCTAGACAATCGATGTCCTCTAATCACCTGCTTCAATGGGGATTTCAAATTCAGATATTTAAAAGCTCAGTAGAAGTTCATGGGGCTTTCAGAGACTTAGTATATCCAAATTTGAACTAACAGTTTACCCATCAAATTACATTATCTGTAAATGTGGACTCTTACTTGCAGTTCTTTAGCAGAAAGATCGAGTTCTCTACGAACAAGAACTTGACGTATGACGAAGAAGGTACCAACCCCAAGAAGACCTAATAGTAATAATAGATAAGATAGCTGTATTCCTAGTTCAAATAACTCTCCAATCTCGTAAACTGTATTCGTTTTCATGTCTTCCCCAGCCAATGCTGCTTCAGCAGAAACTAGCCATAAAGATTGCCCTGATGAGAAAGCAGATAAAAATAATGCTAGGCCTTTTTGTGGTTGACAATctgcaaaaatgaaaattttccttcaaacaTTCACCATAAAAGATATTATACTAATAACTTAAGagctaattattttatatatgtatttatcaTTCTTTCAATTGAATTACAACGGATGTTCACAAGCAGAaggaaattcaaattcataaattcTGGATAGTTTCAGGGAAGACAAAGTGCAATGTGGATGGCAAGCGGAAGGTTAAAAACTGTGGATGAATTTTGTTGATTACATGAGTGAGGTCAACATTTAGGAGTGCCATTATGATAGAGGTAAGAAATATTATCAAAGTGTTAAAAGTATATTAGTCATTATTCCAAGTAAGGAAGATGAGACATTGGCTTAGTTGGTTTGGGTTCGAAATACTTTGAGAGTTACGATATTGCTTTACCTTATCTTTCACTTAAATTTCAGCCCTTTGTTCTTATTACTGAGTTACCCAATTAAATGAGGTATGTGTTGAATCTAGTTTGACATATCTTGCACCATATATATGAGTATTGTTTAAATGATCTATGAATGAagtctaatttaaaaaagtattgatTAAATTGTGAATCAACATGTCTATTTTGAACTTCAATCATAACCTACAGATCACTTGAAAGATATGAGCCACAAAATTAATGGAAATAATTGTGAATCAACATGTCTATCTTTGAACTTCAATCATAACCTACAGACCACTTGAAAGATATGAGCCACAAACTTAATGGAAATAATTTGCTTATAAAGAATGTTGAATCAGAGAACAAAATACTCTCAAACATTGCCGATGATTGAGATTCCATTGCCAATTCCCTTTGAAACATCTGCCTTCATCCAGTgtaggaaaaaaagaagttaataaCGAGacaatttgaagaattttcaattcaatggAGGAAAATACGTCACCTTATGAAACATATAAGTTTAAGTACatatagaaaaatggaaaaattttGTACATAAATCCTTAAACATAGCCCATTTTGTACAGTAACAAAGTTAGCAAATTACAGTTAGGATTCCAATATTTATTAAGGATTTCAAAAGTGAGGA
Coding sequences within:
- the LOC101215394 gene encoding tetratricopeptide repeat domain-containing protein PYG7, chloroplastic isoform X2, yielding MLGGFLNFRQMFQRELAMESQSSAMFENCQPQKGLALFLSAFSSGQSLWLVSAEAALAGEDMKTNTVYEIGELFELGIQLSYLLLLLGLLGVGTFFVIRQVLVRRELDLSAKELQEQVRSGDASAMEYFELGAVMLRRKFYPAATKFLLQAIDKWDGDDQDLAQVYNALGVSYVRDDKLDKGIAQFETAVKLQPGYVTAWNNLGDAYEKKKEYKSALKAFEEVLLFDPNNKLARPRRDALKERVDMYKGVPVKSKNR
- the LOC101215394 gene encoding tetratricopeptide repeat domain-containing protein PYG7, chloroplastic isoform X1, whose product is MALQTSLSLHRSPPFSPSHSFLPFGSLQLKPHNLLLQEIVHHFDVPILQTVRKGCRLNVRRFSKLQMFQRELAMESQSSAMFENCQPQKGLALFLSAFSSGQSLWLVSAEAALAGEDMKTNTVYEIGELFELGIQLSYLLLLLGLLGVGTFFVIRQVLVRRELDLSAKELQEQVRSGDASAMEYFELGAVMLRRKFYPAATKFLLQAIDKWDGDDQDLAQVYNALGVSYVRDDKLDKGIAQFETAVKLQPGYVTAWNNLGDAYEKKKEYKSALKAFEEVLLFDPNNKLARPRRDALKERVDMYKGVPVKSKNR